The Brassica napus cultivar Da-Ae chromosome C7, Da-Ae, whole genome shotgun sequence genome has a segment encoding these proteins:
- the LOC106376804 gene encoding putative zinc finger CCCH domain-containing protein 9 isoform X1 produces the protein MSDRENSEMEIEEAKETDPRRESTSMEEREGQDKDLRTSEADDRADWRHKSDPRSSAEKRDNATQMRHELGQSSEYPVRTGAGDCQDYLNGGCFFGRSCRYNHPPRNQMGDDTVQPSAYKVRLGATNCEQYLHTGQCSYGSRCWFNHPPLPGPRDCEQYLQTGQCSYGRRCRFNHSPTHLAPVLPQRVSRQICKYFQKGGCKPGSSIQYTNSMRGDGIEPMRQATTWGRRSDERRHETESTSRAEKRARTIPDYPSVIQDVSDEVGAGQNSWLQRRRAQENVQSGKIDCGQRRVSEEERTLRETVPCSVLVLYSQERQAYDLEEQKQRERVDENLRIDQIKATVQSDGGIQTEQRLEIPENLQEQAEMEREKREAQKKERSRSLTDNVDQLIQSLQDNIRIRRKKGDGA, from the exons ATGAGCGACAGAGAGAACTCAGAGATGGAAATCGAAGAGGCTAAAGAAACTGATCCGAGAAGAGAGTCGACATCCATGGAAGAAAGAGAG GGGCAAGATAAGGATTTGAGGACGAGCGAAGCTGATGATAGAGCTGATTGGAGACACAAAAGTGATCCAAGATCCTCGGCAGAGAAAAGG GATAATGCAACTCAGATGCGACACGAATTGGGTCAGTCGAGTGAGTATCCAGTTCGTACAGGTGCAGGCGATTGTCAGGATTACCTAAATGGTGGTTGTTTCTTTGGACGAAGTTGCAGATACAATCATCCACCG AGAAATCAGATGGGAGATGATACGGTGCAACCGAGTGCGTATAAAGTTCGTCTAGGTGCAACAAATTGTGAACAGTATCTACACACTGGGCAGTGTAGCTATGGAAGTAGATGCTGGTTCAATCATCCACCG CTTCCAGGTCCAAGAGATTGTGAACAATATCTACAGACAGGACAGTGTAGCTATGGACGTAGGTGTCGATTCAATCATTCTCCTACTCATCTTGCACCG GTGCTTCCACAGAGGGTTAGCCGGCAGATTTGTAAG TACTTTCAGAAAGGAGGTTGTAAGCCCGGCTCAAGTATTCAATATACTAATTCAATGAGAGGGGATGGTATAGAGCCTATGCGTCAG GCTACAACTTGGGGTAGGAGATCTGATGAGAGGAGACACGAAACAGAGTCAACCTCTAGGGCAGAGAAGAGG GCGAGAACTATTCCGGATTATCCAAGCGTGATCCAAGATGTAAGTGATGAAGTAGGGGCGGGACAAAACAGTTGGTTGCAGAGGAGACGAGCTCAAGAGAATGTTCAGAGTGGGAAAATTGACTGCGGGCAAAGGAGAGTGAGTGAGGAGGAACGAACACTGAGAGAGACAGTACCTTGCTCTGTTCTTGTACTCTATTCACAGGAGAGGCAAGCTTATGATCTGGAGGAACAGAAACAGAGGGAAAGGGTGGATGAAAATTTGAGAATTGATCAG ATCAAAGCCACGGTTCAATCAGATGGAGGGATTCAAACGGAACAGAGATTGGAG ATACCAGAGAATCTTCAAGAGCAGGCAGAGATGGAGAGGGAGAAGAGAGAGGCTCAAAAGAAAGAACGTAGTAGATCATTAACAGATAACGTGGATCAGCTCATACAGTCACTACAAGATAATATTAGGATTAGGAGGAAAAAGGGCGATGGGGCTTAA